In the genome of Desulfovibrio sp. ZJ209, one region contains:
- a CDS encoding ZIP family metal transporter, whose product MLDFIHQSPALAGLGAGLVTWLFTSLGAGAVFLKQEFSRKTLDILLGFAGGVMLAASVWSLLDPALELAAESWGNWKFLPPAAGFFLGALMLRLFDYATPHFHMMLARPDGPKSELPRSFLLVLAITLHNIPEALAVGVAFGAAALDPAIGVAGAVILMFGMGLQNIPEGMAVSLPLLREGMSRRKAFFIGQLSGAVEPVAAVLGAALTAIALPVLPWALGFAAGAMIFVTVEEVIPEAHASGNGDAATLGLIAGFVAMMCLDVMFG is encoded by the coding sequence ATGCTTGACTTCATCCACCAGTCGCCGGCCCTGGCCGGCCTCGGCGCCGGCCTCGTCACGTGGCTCTTCACCAGCCTCGGGGCCGGGGCCGTTTTCCTGAAGCAGGAATTTTCACGCAAGACGCTGGACATTTTGCTCGGCTTCGCGGGCGGCGTGATGCTGGCCGCGAGCGTGTGGTCCCTGCTCGACCCGGCGCTGGAGCTCGCCGCCGAAAGCTGGGGCAACTGGAAGTTCCTGCCGCCGGCTGCGGGCTTCTTCCTGGGGGCGCTCATGCTCAGGCTCTTCGACTATGCGACGCCCCACTTCCACATGATGCTCGCCAGGCCCGACGGCCCCAAAAGCGAGCTCCCGCGCAGCTTCCTGCTCGTGCTCGCCATCACGCTGCACAATATCCCCGAGGCGCTGGCCGTGGGCGTGGCCTTTGGCGCGGCCGCCCTCGACCCGGCCATCGGCGTGGCCGGCGCCGTCATCCTGATGTTCGGCATGGGCTTGCAGAACATCCCCGAAGGCATGGCCGTTTCCCTGCCGCTCTTGCGCGAGGGCATGAGCCGCCGCAAAGCCTTCTTCATCGGCCAGCTCTCCGGCGCGGTGGAGCCCGTGGCGGCTGTGCTCGGGGCGGCGCTCACCGCCATTGCCCTCCCCGTGCTCCCCTGGGCGCTCGGCTTCGCCGCCGGGGCCATGATCTTCGTGACCGTGGAGGAGGTCATCCCCGAGGCCCATGCCTCGGGCAACGGCGACGCCGCCACCCTCGGGCTCATCGCGGGCTTTGTCGCCATGATGTGCCTGGACGTGATGTTCGGCTAG
- the modA gene encoding molybdate ABC transporter substrate-binding protein: MKKPVGRFLRVAAGVLLAASVAANAQAAEMTVSAAASLTDAFGEMKALFEKTHPGLHVNTNFAASNPLLKQLEEGAPADVFASADQQTMDKAVAAKVVDPATRRDFALNDLVLIVPKGAKKPASLEDLKGMKRIAIGNPDSVPAGRYTRDALTAAGLWEALLPECVLAASVRQALGYVARGEADAGFVYRTDAQQMGDKVDIALVVGDHVPVLYPIAVATPGANPKAGQEFIDFVLSPEGQQVLARYGFSKP; this comes from the coding sequence ATGAAAAAACCTGTGGGGCGTTTTTTGCGCGTCGCGGCGGGGGTGCTGCTCGCCGCCAGCGTGGCCGCCAACGCCCAGGCGGCGGAGATGACGGTCTCGGCAGCGGCCAGTCTCACCGACGCCTTTGGCGAGATGAAGGCCCTCTTTGAAAAGACGCATCCGGGGCTTCACGTCAACACCAACTTTGCCGCCTCAAACCCGCTGCTCAAGCAGCTTGAGGAAGGGGCGCCCGCCGATGTCTTCGCCTCGGCCGACCAGCAGACCATGGACAAGGCCGTGGCGGCCAAGGTGGTGGACCCGGCCACGCGGCGCGACTTCGCCCTCAATGACCTTGTACTCATCGTGCCCAAGGGCGCCAAAAAGCCCGCGAGCCTTGAAGACCTGAAAGGCATGAAGCGCATCGCCATCGGCAACCCGGATTCCGTGCCCGCCGGCCGCTACACGCGCGACGCCCTCACGGCCGCCGGCCTGTGGGAGGCGCTACTTCCCGAATGCGTCCTGGCGGCCAGCGTGCGCCAGGCGCTCGGCTATGTGGCGCGCGGCGAGGCCGACGCCGGCTTCGTCTACCGCACCGACGCCCAGCAGATGGGCGACAAGGTGGACATCGCCCTGGTGGTCGGCGACCATGTGCCCGTGCTCTATCCCATAGCCGTGGCGACCCCGGGCGCCAACCCCAAGGCCGGGCAGGAATTCATCGATTTCGTGCTCTCGCCCGAGGGCCAGCAGGTGCTCGCCCGCTACGGCTTCTCCAAGCCTTAA
- a CDS encoding molybdenum cofactor guanylyltransferase, with translation MEIVESAWPKTAGAVLAGGRSTRMGTDKAAIALSGETLLARAWRLVAGLVAPAWVCCAPGRPRPGYPCLVDEMEGEGPARGVAAALHAAQGHGARRVLILACDLPLMTRELLAALLAPRATPGALATVYASAATGRAEMLVGVYAVAALPYLQGGLAAGERSLFRLIPPERLQRVLYPPSAAPHFLNCNTEADLARLRGLECGE, from the coding sequence GTGGAAATCGTGGAGAGCGCGTGGCCCAAAACAGCCGGGGCCGTGCTCGCCGGCGGCCGCTCCACGCGCATGGGCACGGACAAGGCGGCAATCGCCCTTTCCGGCGAGACTTTGCTCGCCCGCGCGTGGCGGCTCGTGGCCGGCCTCGTGGCGCCGGCCTGGGTGTGCTGTGCTCCCGGGCGCCCCCGGCCCGGCTATCCGTGCCTTGTGGATGAAATGGAAGGGGAGGGGCCTGCCCGCGGCGTGGCGGCGGCGCTTCATGCGGCGCAAGGTCACGGGGCCCGGCGCGTCCTCATCCTCGCCTGCGACCTGCCCCTCATGACGCGGGAGCTTCTGGCCGCCCTGCTGGCGCCCCGGGCGACGCCCGGGGCCCTCGCCACCGTCTATGCGAGCGCGGCCACGGGCAGGGCGGAAATGCTCGTGGGCGTCTACGCGGTGGCGGCGCTGCCGTATCTCCAGGGCGGCCTCGCCGCCGGGGAGCGCTCCCTCTTTCGCCTGATTCCCCCGGAGCGGCTCCAGAGGGTGCTCTACCCGCCTTCAGCCGCGCCCCATTTCCTCAACTGCAACACCGAGGCCGACCTTGCGCGGTTGCGTGGCTTGGAGTGCGGGGAATAA
- the modB gene encoding molybdate ABC transporter permease subunit produces the protein MNDPLSSLVVVPLGISLRVAGLATLIGFVVAILAAWALARRRGPLPAVLDALCTLPLVLPPTVLGYYIILLVGRRGLFGQALADMGIQLMFSWQGAVVAATVVIFPLIYKSARAALESVDARYEDAARTLGAGEVRVFLSVSLPLAWRGVFAGVMLAFARGMGEFGATLMIAGNIPGKTQTLALAIYSAFQAGEDVRAALLALVTSALCVALLAGAELLLKWRLR, from the coding sequence ATGAACGATCCCCTTTCCAGTCTTGTGGTGGTCCCGCTCGGCATCTCCCTGCGCGTGGCGGGGCTGGCGACCCTGATCGGCTTCGTGGTCGCCATCCTCGCCGCCTGGGCCCTGGCGCGGCGGCGTGGGCCGCTGCCCGCCGTGCTGGACGCCCTCTGCACCCTGCCGCTCGTGCTGCCGCCCACGGTGCTTGGCTATTACATCATCCTGCTGGTGGGCCGGCGCGGGCTCTTCGGGCAGGCTCTGGCCGACATGGGCATCCAGCTCATGTTCTCCTGGCAGGGGGCCGTGGTGGCGGCCACGGTGGTCATTTTTCCGCTCATCTACAAATCCGCGCGCGCCGCGCTGGAGAGCGTGGACGCGCGCTATGAGGACGCGGCCCGCACCCTCGGCGCCGGCGAGGTGCGCGTTTTCCTGAGCGTTTCCCTGCCGCTCGCCTGGCGCGGCGTCTTCGCCGGGGTGATGCTGGCCTTTGCCCGCGGCATGGGCGAGTTCGGTGCCACCCTGATGATCGCCGGCAACATCCCCGGCAAGACCCAGACCCTCGCGCTCGCCATCTATTCGGCCTTCCAGGCCGGGGAGGACGTGCGCGCGGCCCTGCTCGCCCTCGTGACCTCGGCGCTCTGCGTGGCCCTTTTGGCCGGGGCTGAACTCTTGCTCAAATGGCGTTTGCGCTGA
- a CDS encoding autotransporter outer membrane beta-barrel domain-containing protein — protein sequence MTFAVHASSLSRAVTRALPVLTLLLATALGAATAHAANDPNGTFRGASLTGTNTYAQVQPTGSNFTLRNGTLTLTGNNGGVLLVTNSRNPRFTLSSDSGDVTLVLQKGTFGGSIALGGNNYSSTLLVGAGATANRPTVTINGSLMGSNDGFSHVRTTGANLVITGGVGDSHYIGLLSALNGNIRLTQGSGQHQVETVRVASGNELFSQARLVIRDLDLYNGATVRGDTEIHINGVIGSTENRMRPGSLLTAGANIYFLDPHRTGEGGIREASGTIRAGANIGTYGNNYRSYDIMQGSGHLTIEAGGSIGGRTITADSISARGTIVAGTDISSPAEIRVDGPFSLTPNKTLTGTTIKAGLIAAGEVRDIAGASTPSRVEAGRMMVVADADGSTGNFTLRNGSFRITGTSAVGNAEYGAGGAIISHNEAAWVGGRLDVNNNGASSFTTVGVKGAARIGGGSLSGGSLGAASVTLHNGIDAAIDAVSVRQGNMQIGAAADTAAATRAGIANLRLNGHELLVGAGGGQAYGAVGNFVTAAGAGNLTDGAITVGHNGRLALGTGSNGALEAVTATVGMAPSSAVLGVFSPMVLGSSLAVDHAASVGAARAMGRAAAGPARAAAGPVSFSGNSLLVIDGGKSGVNYANPAVPTRALPASVPGALSAASPTQASVAPGAKIYIDHVTPGHTYVALGRNIATHYADATAWSGANLLSSNPLLELTRLGNGMEGQFSVTEKAPHTKSIGVASGVPRLSQAASESMESAIYSRIKLGQEDLYRHSFALWALPLYESIDHFGLDGGTATYGFRGGIGGLAIGGDYTWGNTLRTGLSLNMGAGYVKSTGDMATTENSATFWGVGAYGVWKPGALSFDGEVDFTSVYNKIRQDLPVDLGGSAIKADIPAWSLGMSLRAEYEIDTRYVNLRPHLGVRYLHMVSEPFDATLNGEDVLRGHRTHQNVWTMPFGLVFTKPFKLENGWEITPLVNLKAIPALGDTYAKTSVRYAGSHKDQDFESQVMDAITWGGRAGVELRAGDFSAGLNYIGQFGEHTANQGLFGVVRYEF from the coding sequence TGCCTCTTCCCTCTCCAGGGCCGTCACCCGCGCCCTTCCCGTCCTCACCCTGCTGCTCGCCACGGCCCTCGGCGCCGCCACCGCCCATGCCGCCAATGACCCCAACGGCACCTTCAGGGGCGCCTCGCTTACCGGCACCAATACCTATGCGCAGGTGCAGCCCACGGGCAGCAACTTCACCTTGCGCAACGGCACGCTCACCCTCACGGGCAACAATGGCGGCGTGCTGCTCGTCACCAACTCGCGCAATCCGCGTTTCACCCTCTCGTCGGACAGCGGCGATGTCACCCTGGTGCTGCAAAAGGGCACCTTCGGGGGCTCCATCGCGCTCGGCGGCAACAATTATTCCAGCACCCTGCTCGTCGGTGCCGGCGCCACCGCCAACCGGCCCACGGTGACAATCAACGGGAGCCTCATGGGCTCCAACGACGGCTTCTCGCACGTGCGCACCACGGGCGCCAATCTCGTCATCACCGGCGGCGTGGGCGACAGCCATTATATCGGGCTCCTCTCCGCGCTCAACGGCAATATCCGCCTGACGCAAGGCTCCGGGCAGCACCAGGTGGAGACCGTGCGCGTGGCGAGCGGCAATGAGCTCTTCTCCCAGGCAAGGCTCGTCATCCGCGACCTCGACCTCTACAACGGCGCGACCGTGCGGGGCGATACGGAGATCCACATCAACGGCGTCATCGGCAGCACGGAAAACCGCATGCGGCCCGGCTCGCTGCTCACCGCAGGGGCCAACATCTACTTCCTCGACCCGCACCGTACCGGTGAGGGGGGCATCCGCGAGGCCTCGGGCACCATCCGCGCGGGCGCCAATATCGGCACCTATGGCAACAACTACCGCTCCTACGACATCATGCAGGGGAGCGGCCACCTAACCATCGAGGCCGGCGGCAGCATCGGCGGCCGCACCATCACGGCAGACAGCATCAGCGCCCGCGGCACCATCGTGGCCGGCACGGACATCAGCTCGCCGGCCGAAATCAGGGTGGACGGCCCCTTCAGCCTTACGCCCAACAAGACCCTCACCGGCACCACCATCAAGGCCGGGCTCATCGCCGCGGGCGAAGTGCGGGACATCGCCGGCGCGTCCACGCCCTCGCGCGTCGAGGCCGGGCGCATGATGGTGGTCGCGGATGCCGACGGCAGCACGGGCAATTTCACTCTCCGCAACGGCTCCTTCCGCATCACCGGCACGTCGGCCGTGGGCAACGCCGAATACGGCGCGGGCGGGGCCATCATCTCCCACAATGAAGCCGCCTGGGTGGGCGGCAGGCTCGACGTGAACAACAACGGCGCGAGCAGCTTCACCACTGTGGGCGTAAAAGGCGCGGCCCGCATCGGCGGGGGCAGCCTCAGCGGCGGCTCGCTGGGCGCGGCCTCCGTCACCCTGCACAACGGCATCGACGCGGCCATCGACGCCGTGAGCGTGCGGCAGGGCAACATGCAGATCGGCGCCGCGGCGGACACGGCCGCGGCCACAAGGGCCGGCATCGCCAACCTCAGGCTCAACGGCCATGAGTTGCTTGTGGGCGCGGGCGGAGGCCAGGCCTATGGCGCGGTGGGGAATTTCGTCACCGCCGCCGGCGCCGGCAACCTCACGGACGGCGCCATCACCGTGGGCCACAACGGCCGGCTCGCCCTGGGCACGGGCAGCAACGGGGCATTGGAGGCCGTTACCGCCACGGTGGGCATGGCGCCTTCGAGCGCTGTCCTGGGCGTCTTTTCGCCCATGGTGCTCGGCTCCTCCCTTGCTGTGGATCACGCGGCCTCCGTCGGGGCGGCCCGGGCCATGGGCCGCGCTGCCGCGGGCCCGGCGCGTGCCGCCGCGGGGCCGGTGAGCTTTTCCGGCAATTCGCTGCTCGTCATCGACGGCGGCAAGAGCGGCGTCAACTACGCCAACCCGGCCGTTCCCACCCGGGCGCTCCCCGCGTCCGTGCCCGGCGCCCTCAGCGCCGCCTCGCCCACGCAGGCCAGCGTGGCCCCGGGAGCCAAGATCTACATCGACCACGTCACCCCGGGGCACACCTATGTGGCCCTCGGGCGCAACATCGCCACCCACTATGCGGACGCCACGGCCTGGAGCGGCGCCAACCTCCTCTCCAGCAACCCGCTGCTTGAGCTCACGCGCCTCGGCAACGGCATGGAGGGGCAGTTCTCGGTGACGGAAAAGGCGCCCCACACCAAGAGCATCGGTGTGGCCAGCGGCGTGCCCCGGCTTTCGCAGGCCGCGAGCGAATCCATGGAATCGGCCATCTATTCGCGCATCAAGCTCGGGCAGGAGGATCTCTACCGGCACAGCTTCGCGCTCTGGGCGCTGCCGCTCTACGAATCCATCGACCATTTCGGGCTCGACGGCGGCACGGCGACCTACGGCTTTCGCGGGGGCATCGGCGGCCTCGCCATCGGGGGCGACTACACCTGGGGCAATACCCTGCGCACCGGCCTGAGCCTCAACATGGGCGCCGGCTATGTGAAAAGCACGGGCGACATGGCCACCACCGAGAACAGCGCCACCTTCTGGGGCGTGGGCGCCTATGGCGTGTGGAAGCCGGGCGCGCTCAGCTTTGACGGCGAGGTGGACTTTACCTCGGTGTACAACAAGATCCGGCAGGACCTGCCCGTGGACCTGGGCGGCTCCGCCATCAAGGCCGACATCCCGGCCTGGTCGCTCGGCATGAGCCTGCGCGCGGAGTATGAGATCGACACCCGGTATGTGAACCTTAGGCCGCACCTCGGCGTGCGCTACCTGCACATGGTGTCCGAGCCCTTTGACGCCACCCTCAACGGCGAGGACGTGCTGCGCGGGCACCGCACCCACCAGAATGTCTGGACCATGCCCTTCGGCCTCGTGTTCACCAAGCCCTTCAAGCTGGAAAACGGCTGGGAGATCACGCCACTTGTCAATCTCAAGGCCATCCCGGCCCTGGGCGACACCTATGCCAAAACTTCGGTGCGCTACGCGGGCTCGCACAAGGACCAGGATTTCGAGAGCCAGGTCATGGACGCCATCACCTGGGGCGGCCGCGCGGGCGTGGAGCTGCGCGCCGGGGATTTCTCCGCCGGGCTCAACTATATCGGCCAGTTCGGCGAACACACGGCCAACCAGGGGCTCTTCGGCGTCGTGCGCTATGAATTTTAG
- the msrA gene encoding peptide-methionine (S)-S-oxide reductase MsrA gives MMVKHWLALALGALFFFLAGTGTGACMDKKVWFGGGCFWGVQEYFSRLPGVLATKTGYANSSVPDPDYKTVCGGATGAVEAVEVVYDPEKISLDYLVDCLFSIIDPFSVNRQGNDVGPQYRTGIYYDSEEEGARLKKLLSFMQGLAGAPLAVELMPLRNFYPAEDYHQDYLKKNPGGYCHIDLTKKPPLPVALEARAWPKPADGALREKLTPLQYAVTQEGVTEPAFTGEHWNRHEPGIYVDVVTGEPLFASSAKFDSGTGWASFTRPIGKGHITGRLDESHGMRRIEARSGEGDSHLGHIFPDGPTGLRYCINDAALRFIPLNDMEKEGYGYLLQEPRQPAR, from the coding sequence ATGATGGTGAAGCACTGGCTGGCGCTCGCGCTGGGCGCGCTCTTCTTTTTTCTGGCCGGGACAGGCACGGGGGCTTGCATGGACAAGAAAGTATGGTTCGGCGGCGGCTGTTTCTGGGGCGTGCAGGAGTATTTTTCGCGCCTGCCCGGCGTGCTCGCCACCAAGACGGGCTATGCCAATTCCAGTGTCCCCGATCCGGACTACAAGACCGTGTGCGGCGGCGCCACCGGCGCCGTTGAGGCGGTGGAAGTGGTCTATGACCCGGAGAAGATCTCGCTCGACTACCTGGTGGACTGCCTGTTCAGCATCATCGACCCCTTTTCCGTCAACCGCCAGGGCAATGACGTGGGCCCCCAGTACAGGACGGGCATCTATTATGACAGCGAGGAGGAGGGGGCGCGGCTGAAAAAGCTCCTTTCCTTCATGCAGGGCCTCGCCGGGGCGCCGCTCGCCGTGGAGCTTATGCCCTTGCGGAATTTTTACCCGGCGGAGGACTATCACCAAGACTATCTCAAGAAGAATCCCGGCGGCTACTGCCACATCGACCTTACGAAAAAGCCGCCGCTCCCCGTGGCCCTCGAGGCGCGGGCGTGGCCAAAGCCCGCGGACGGGGCCTTGCGTGAGAAGCTCACGCCCCTGCAATACGCGGTCACGCAGGAGGGCGTCACCGAGCCCGCCTTCACGGGCGAGCACTGGAACCGCCACGAGCCGGGCATCTATGTGGATGTGGTGACGGGCGAGCCGCTTTTCGCCTCTTCCGCCAAGTTCGATTCCGGCACGGGCTGGGCCAGCTTCACGCGGCCCATCGGCAAGGGCCACATCACCGGCCGCCTCGACGAGAGCCACGGCATGCGGCGCATCGAGGCGCGCTCCGGGGAGGGGGATTCGCACCTCGGGCACATCTTCCCCGACGGGCCCACGGGCCTGCGCTACTGCATCAACGACGCGGCCCTGCGCTTCATCCCCCTGAACGACATGGAGAAAGAGGGCTACGGCTACTTGCTCCAAGAGCCGCGCCAGCCGGCCAGGTGA
- a CDS encoding cupin domain-containing protein: MSEKDGIPAAVKNDPAQTVPPTPILLQREPEQELLLPQGTVKHLKNIAYAKPVDLAGQVDYAEGQVTSKTLVQNPAVGVTLFAMAKGEGISAHKSTGDAFVTALEGRGQVTIDDATFVLEQGQCIVMPAGHPHAVSALDDFKMLLVVVFPEKKD; this comes from the coding sequence ATGAGCGAGAAAGACGGCATCCCCGCCGCGGTGAAAAACGACCCGGCGCAGACCGTGCCGCCCACGCCCATCCTGCTCCAGCGGGAGCCGGAACAGGAACTTTTGTTGCCGCAGGGCACGGTGAAGCACCTGAAGAACATCGCCTACGCGAAGCCCGTGGACCTCGCCGGGCAGGTGGACTACGCCGAGGGCCAGGTGACGAGCAAGACCCTCGTGCAGAACCCGGCCGTGGGCGTGACCCTCTTCGCCATGGCCAAGGGCGAGGGCATCAGCGCCCACAAGTCCACGGGCGATGCCTTCGTGACCGCGCTGGAAGGCCGCGGCCAGGTCACCATCGACGACGCCACTTTCGTGCTTGAGCAGGGCCAGTGCATCGTCATGCCCGCCGGGCACCCGCATGCGGTGAGCGCGCTCGACGATTTCAAGATGCTGCTCGTTGTCGTCTTCCCGGAAAAGAAGGACTGA
- a CDS encoding ATP-binding cassette domain-containing protein, with the protein MLAVDIIKQVSRGPAPFRLTARFALPEGCRNAVFFGPSGSGKTVAMQCIAGLMMPDSGRIAVGETVFFDSREGVRLPARKRGLGYVPQDYALFPHLTVLQNVAYAHTGPFARHVGKRAREEAREVLGRFRIDHLAGRFPHELSGGQRQRAALARALNAAPRLLLMDEPFSALDVPLREALRREIRDLLGALAIPSVIITHDPADAEAFGGALVVFEGGRASLGREDAQDEAGTPPLVKSAANH; encoded by the coding sequence ATGCTTGCCGTCGACATCATAAAGCAGGTTTCGCGCGGGCCCGCGCCCTTCCGGCTCACGGCCCGCTTCGCCTTGCCGGAGGGCTGCCGCAACGCCGTGTTTTTCGGGCCGTCGGGCTCGGGCAAGACCGTGGCCATGCAATGCATCGCCGGCCTCATGATGCCGGACAGCGGCCGCATCGCCGTGGGGGAGACGGTCTTTTTCGACAGCCGTGAGGGCGTGCGCCTGCCGGCGCGCAAGCGCGGGCTTGGCTATGTGCCGCAGGACTACGCCCTCTTCCCGCATCTCACCGTGCTCCAGAACGTGGCCTATGCCCACACAGGGCCCTTCGCCCGCCATGTGGGCAAGCGGGCGCGGGAGGAGGCCCGCGAGGTGCTCGGGCGCTTCCGCATTGACCACCTCGCCGGGCGCTTTCCGCACGAGCTTTCCGGCGGCCAGCGCCAGCGGGCGGCGCTCGCGCGGGCGCTCAACGCGGCGCCGCGCCTTTTGCTCATGGACGAGCCCTTCTCCGCGCTGGACGTGCCCCTGCGCGAGGCCCTGCGCCGGGAGATTCGCGACCTCCTGGGCGCGCTCGCCATCCCCTCCGTCATCATCACCCACGATCCCGCGGACGCCGAAGCCTTCGGCGGGGCGCTCGTGGTCTTCGAGGGCGGGCGCGCGTCCCTCGGCCGGGAGGACGCTCAGGACGAAGCCGGGACGCCCCCACTGGTCAAAAGCGCCGCAAACCATTAA
- the moaA gene encoding GTP 3',8-cyclase MoaA, giving the protein MLLDRHGRTARYLRVSVTDRCNFQCSYCRQPDRERPLSHERILRYEEILRVVGIAVTGGIGKVRVTGGEPFMRKDCDAFLAMLRKRFPGLQLAVTSNGSLLAPHIPLLRALGVASVNLSLDAFDREVFARITGRDEAPQVLAALEGLLRAGLRVKINAVALRGVTGGQLDDFIHAARTMPVDVRFIELMPLGGQVGEELFWSIGEVRAAVESRARLLPVPEAPAGAFPGPARMFALENGQGRIGFIAAASDHACGRCNRLRLTSDGALRTCLFSGREYRLAGLLRHKGALGDEHIARVLNRACLDRPLGETLLKAGAVPPRGTRPMNALGG; this is encoded by the coding sequence ATGCTTCTCGACAGACACGGACGCACCGCGCGCTATTTGCGCGTTTCCGTGACTGATCGCTGCAATTTCCAGTGCAGCTATTGCCGGCAGCCCGACAGGGAGCGCCCGCTCTCGCACGAGCGCATCCTGCGCTACGAGGAGATCCTGCGGGTGGTGGGCATCGCGGTTACGGGCGGCATCGGCAAGGTGCGCGTCACCGGCGGCGAGCCCTTCATGCGCAAGGATTGCGACGCCTTCCTTGCCATGCTGCGCAAGCGCTTCCCGGGCCTCCAACTTGCCGTCACGAGCAACGGCAGCCTCCTTGCGCCGCATATCCCGCTCTTGCGCGCGCTTGGCGTCGCTTCGGTCAACCTCTCGCTGGACGCCTTTGACCGCGAGGTCTTCGCCCGCATCACGGGTCGCGACGAAGCGCCGCAGGTGCTCGCCGCGCTGGAGGGGCTGCTGCGGGCCGGACTGCGTGTTAAAATCAACGCCGTGGCCCTGCGCGGCGTGACCGGAGGCCAGCTGGACGACTTCATCCATGCGGCCAGGACCATGCCCGTGGACGTGCGCTTCATCGAGCTCATGCCGCTCGGGGGGCAGGTGGGTGAAGAGCTCTTCTGGTCCATCGGGGAGGTGCGGGCCGCTGTGGAAAGCCGGGCGCGCCTTCTCCCCGTGCCGGAAGCCCCGGCCGGGGCCTTCCCCGGGCCCGCGCGGATGTTCGCCCTTGAGAACGGGCAGGGACGCATCGGCTTCATCGCCGCCGCCAGCGACCATGCCTGCGGCCGCTGCAACCGCCTGCGCCTCACGAGCGACGGGGCGCTGCGCACCTGCCTCTTTTCCGGGCGGGAATACCGGCTCGCCGGGCTGCTGCGGCACAAGGGCGCCCTCGGGGACGAACACATCGCCCGCGTTCTCAACCGGGCCTGCCTCGACCGGCCCCTGGGCGAAACGCTCCTGAAGGCCGGCGCAGTCCCGCCACGCGGCACGCGCCCCATGAACGCCCTCGGAGGCTAG
- a CDS encoding TOBE domain-containing protein, whose protein sequence is MDTREAPSGVEAPAPAPNPPRAQPGAVPSAGLTEAQLAAAELWLEERLYARAQPRLRHPRVRLWFIFMLLRHAGLRLVEIFRLRGGSLDFGRGLLRVPGSGTGTAREVPLPPAVARKLGSLWASWEGRELPLPFLCDASRVRRGLAQCARACGLAPELFTARELRRHRGLELVAAGLQPALVDMFLGREAAEKKSLVRFDADAAQALLRERIQGRARSSARNHFRGRITRVRPMGLLADVAFATASGLEVRARITSRSLRAMGLAPGVIVSGAVKALWIEVRPADNAGGADEELNRLPGTVDSLRREDGFAEILISLDGGLLACAVRPAGEVDWLGEPGQKVAIVFSPAAVILAAG, encoded by the coding sequence ATGGATACGCGGGAGGCCCCCTCCGGCGTGGAGGCGCCCGCGCCCGCGCCAAATCCACCCAGGGCCCAGCCGGGCGCCGTGCCCTCGGCTGGGCTCACCGAGGCCCAGCTTGCGGCCGCCGAGCTCTGGCTCGAGGAAAGGCTCTATGCCAGGGCGCAGCCGAGGCTCCGGCATCCCCGCGTGCGGCTGTGGTTCATCTTCATGCTGCTGCGCCACGCGGGCCTCAGGCTGGTGGAAATTTTCCGGCTTCGCGGGGGCTCTCTGGACTTCGGGCGCGGCCTGCTGCGGGTGCCCGGCAGTGGGACAGGCACGGCGCGGGAAGTGCCGCTCCCGCCGGCAGTGGCCCGGAAGCTCGGCAGCCTGTGGGCATCGTGGGAGGGCCGGGAGCTGCCCCTGCCCTTCCTCTGCGACGCGAGCCGCGTGCGCCGCGGCCTCGCCCAGTGCGCCCGGGCCTGCGGCCTCGCGCCAGAGCTTTTCACCGCGCGCGAGCTGCGCCGCCACCGTGGCCTCGAGCTCGTGGCCGCCGGCCTGCAGCCCGCTCTGGTGGACATGTTCCTCGGCCGGGAGGCCGCGGAAAAGAAGAGCCTCGTGCGCTTTGACGCGGACGCGGCGCAAGCGCTGCTGCGCGAGCGCATTCAGGGGCGCGCGCGCTCGAGCGCGCGCAACCATTTTCGCGGCCGCATCACCCGGGTGCGGCCCATGGGGCTTTTGGCCGACGTGGCCTTTGCCACCGCTTCGGGGCTGGAAGTGCGGGCGCGCATCACGAGCCGCAGCCTCCGCGCCATGGGGCTCGCCCCGGGCGTCATCGTGAGCGGGGCGGTCAAGGCCTTGTGGATCGAGGTGCGCCCGGCGGACAACGCGGGTGGCGCGGACGAAGAGCTCAACCGCCTCCCGGGAACCGTGGATTCGCTCCGCCGGGAGGACGGCTTTGCCGAAATCCTCATCAGCCTTGACGGCGGCCTCCTCGCCTGCGCCGTGCGCCCCGCGGGCGAAGTGGACTGGCTCGGGGAGCCGGGGCAAAAAGTCGCGATCGTCTTCAGCCCGGCGGCGGTCATTCTGGCGGCCGGCTAG